CGGCCAGCAGGTCTATGTCGAGAACCGCACCGGCGCCGCCAACATCGTCGGAACGCAGGCCGTGGCCCGCGCCACCCCGGACGGCTACACCTTCCTGTTCGCCACCTCGGCCTCTCTCTCGACCAACCCGCACACCTTCAAGAAGCTGCCCTACGACCCTCTCAAGGACTTCGTCCCCGTGGCCATGGCCGCGCGCAGCCATCATGTCCTGCTCGTCAATCCCAACCTCCCGATCACATCGCTGGCCGAGCTGATCGCGCAGGAGAAGGCCAAGCCCGGCGAGATCAGCCTCGCGGTCGACAGCGAGCGCAACATCTCCGGCCTGATCGGACAGACGATCAACCGGCGGGCCGGCATCAAGATGGTGCTCGTGCCCTATGCGTCGGCAGCGAATTCGATCCAGGATACGATCGCCGGCCGCGTCCAGGCGACGATCCAGTCGGCCTCCGTCGCGGAACCCTTCATCAAGGAAGGCACGCTTCGGGCCATCGCGGTTGCCGGCACGAAGCGCCTGGCCTCGCTGCCCGACGTTCCCGCGATCGGGGAGACATTGGCGAGCGCCGATATCGGGGGCTGGTTCATGGTGATGGCGCCGGCGGGCACGCCGCCCGAGATCATCCAGACCATGGGGCAGAAGATCGGCGAAATCCTCCAGCAGGCAGACCTGCGCGAGCGGGCGCCGACATTGGGCTTCGATGTCGACATCGGCCCGCTGGCTACACCGGCAGGTGCGAACGCTTTCCTGGTGAAAGAGGTCGCCGCGATGGGTGCACTGATCAAGGAGTTCGGCATCGAGCCGCAGTGATCGAGGGCGCCGGCGGGGGTCGGCGAGCCCTTACTATGCCGGATCGCGATGTCTGGTTGCGGGCGGAATGCCAAGATCAGGAAGTCGCGATTGCCCGCCGCCCGAGGTATTGGCAAGCCTGCGAACGTTTGCCGATGAAGATCCGCGATAGGGATAGGTCTGAAGGGCAGCTTGTGGCGCCGAGGGGACGAGCCCGATCGATGGCCGATGCGCCTCGCTCACGCAGAGATGGATGCGCCCTAAGCGTGCGTGGCCATGCCATGCCGAGTGTCGGAGCGAAGGGTGTCCCTCGGCAACGGTCGTCACGAAGCCGTGTGCCCCGCTGGCTGACGAGATTTTGCCGAATAGCTTCAGTAGGACTGCAGTGAATGGGAGGCTCGTGGCCTTGACCGACGGGCTGCCACCTCGATCCACGGAGCAAGCGATGCTGCCAATGTTCACGACACGCCGCGGCCTGCTGGCTGCCGGGGCCGCCTTTGGCGCGACGGTGCTGACAGAGGGAGCGCCGGCCATCATTCAGCCGGCTCAGGCACAGGGATTGGCGCCGACGGGCTCGATGCGCGGGGGCGCCAACAATTACCGTCCGGGCGCGCCGATCGTGCAGCGGATCGGCAATGGCGGCTTCTGGATGTCCGGGACGGTGCGCCGGGCCGGCGATGGCGCGCCACTGCCCGGGATCCGCATCCAGATCTGGGCCCATACCACGGAGGGCTACGAGACCGATGCACAAAGCCACGGCGCGACGCTGACCGACGCCAATGGCATGTTCCGTCTGGAGATGCCGCAGATCATCCCGGCCTTCGGGCAGGCGCACGGCCATCTCGCCTATGACGATGCAGCCTTCAAGACGGTGTTCCTGCGCCCGGTGATGCAGAGTTCCCGAGACAAGAGCCTGAAGGCCGAATTCGTGCTCCAGTCGGCGTGAACCGCATCCCATCGATAAGGGCGGCCCTGATCTGGGCCGTGGTCGCGGGCGCGATCGTCGTGTCGCTCGCCCTCGCTGCAACAAGCCCGCTGCTTGCATGGCGTGGGCCGATCTATGTCGTGGCCGGTTTTGCTGGCGTCGTGGCACTGGCGCTCGTTCTGCTGCAGCCTCTGCTCGCGGCCGGATACCTGCCTGGGCTCCCGGTCCCGCGCGGGCGTCGGGTGCATCGCTGGGTCGGCCCCGCGCTTGTCGGGGCGATCATCATTCACGTCGCCGGGCTGTGGCTGACCAGCCCGCCCGACGTCGTCGACGCGCTTCTCTTCAACTCGCCGACGCCTTTTTCGGCTTGGGGGGTCGTCGCCATGTGGGCCGCATTCGCCGCGGCGCTGCTCGCCGCGCTGCGCCGGCCCCTGCGCATCAGGCCGCGAGCCTGGCGTCTCGGCCATACCGGGCTCGTGGTGCTGGTCGTGCTCGGCGGGGTCGTCCACGCTCTGCTGATCGAGGGGACGATGGGGAGCGTCTCCAAGCTCGTGCTCTGCGCTCTCGTCGTCTCCGCCACCGCGGTCGCGCTGTTCGATCTTCGCGCCTGGATGTTGCTGACACGGCGAAAGCCGCAGGACCGGCGCCTATGATCCTCGCGGCTCCCAGCGAGCCCGCAGCGGGCTAACGGCCCTCCAGCCACCCCGTCGGACGCGTGCGCGGCAGCGCGAGGGGCCAAGGCGATGAGCGAAGAGCGTGACTGCCGCCGTGGGTTGGACGCTCACAGCCGCGAATCGTTGATCGGATACGTCCGCTTTCCGGCATCGGCCGAATGTCGGCATTTGGCGCGCTACTGAAGTATTGACCTCGGCATCCGACCTTGCTCAGTTGCCTGCTTCGACGAGATCAGAGCGGGTATGGCCTTCGGCGTCTTCATCCATCGGCAGGATTCGATCTACGACGACAGCCCGGCTGAGCGGTATCAATTCCCGCGTCAATATCTCGGCCGCGCGCAGGTCTGCATCGGCGACTGGATCATCTACTATGAGCCGCGGAAGATCGCCGGGACGCGCGGCTACTTCGCGGTGGCCAAGGTCCAGCAGGTGATTCCCGATCCGGTCGCACCGGGCATGTACATCGCCATCATCGAGCCGGGCAGTTATCTCGACTTCGCCAATCCCGTCCCCTTCGCCGATGCTCAAGGCGTGATCGAGCGTGGCGTTCTAAATGAGGAAGGGCGCATTTCTGGTCGTGCTCAGTCGGCAGTGCGCCCGCTCTCGCCAGCGGACTTCGATCGAATCACCAGTCTCGGCTTGGAAGATCGGGCCTCGCTTTTGCCCCGGCTCGATGAGAATGTGGCGTCGGATGGCTTCGCAGAGGAACAGGTTCCGTTCGTGTTTGAACAGGATCGCGAACGGGCCAAGTTCCTTCCCTCGCGGATCGTCCGCGATCGCGTTTTCCGTCGCGTCGTTCTGCGTGCCTATGACGAACGCTGTTCGATCACTGGTCTCAAGCTAATCAATGGCGGCGGCCGAGCCGAGGTCGCTGCGGCTCACATCCGCCCCGTCGAGGCGAAGGGGCCGGATATCGTCAACAACGGCATTGCCTTGTCAGGCACCGCTCACTGGATGTTCGACCGCGGATTGATCAGCCTGTCCGACGAGCTCGATATCCTCATCTCCCGACAGGCCAACGACGCTGACGGGATACGTAGCTTCATCAACAAGACGGGTCGAGCACTACCGCCACTGCGAGCTCATGACCGCCCGCACCCGCATTTTCTGCATTGGCATCGGGAAAACTGCTTCAAACAGTAAGGATTATCGGGCGCGCGCCGAGAGGTCCTGTGCGGCTCCGGATCGTACTTGTAACCGCCATGTAACCACGGGCTTTCGGAGCCCTCTGGAAATGGCTCACGATGCGCAAGGCCCAAAAAGCAAAAAGCGCCGGAAGATCCGACGCTTGCATGCTTCTCAAGTCCTGAGATTGTCTGGAGCGGGCGAAGGGATTCGAACCCTCGACCCCAACCTTGGCAAGGTTGTGCTCTACCCCTGAGCTACACCCGCATCCGAGACAGTCGCGCCGTGCGGCGCGGTCGGGTTATTGCCCCAAAGCGCGCCGGAGTGCAAGCGCCTGTCGAAAGTTTTTTGCCGGCCGTTGATGAAACCGCGCCCTCGGCGGCACCTTGCCGCCGGCTTTGCGGGAAGCTAGGCATCGGGGGTGGCATGCACGTGGGTCCGATCAGCCGATCGGGGCCGGGCATCGCGCCATGCCGACCGGCCCCGCCGTTTGCCGCCCCTCCGCGATCATCGACCGTCTCGCCATGAACACCCCCGTGACCCCCGAAGCGCTCTGCGATCATCTCACCGCGCAGGGTATCGCCTTCCATCGCATCGATCATCCGGCGGTCTTCACCGTCGCCGAATCGACAGCCCATCGCGAGCCGCTGCAGGGGCTGCACACCAAGAACCTCTTTCTGAAGGACAAGAAGGGCCGGCTGTTCCTCGTCTCCGCCGAAGCCGACGCGCGGATCGACCTCAAGCGCCTGCACGAGCGCATCGGGGCCAGCGGCAGGCTGTCCTTCGGCTCGGCCGAGCTGCTGATGGAAAGGCTCGGCGTGACGCCGGGCTCCGTCACCGCCTTCGCCGTCATCAATGATCGGGAGAAGGCCGTGACCATGGTCCTCGACGCCAATCTGGCGACGGGCGAGGACGTCAATTTCCACCCGCTGATCAACACCGCGACGCTGCGGGTCAGCCGCGACGATCTCCTCGCCTTCTTCCGGGGGACCGGCCATGAGCCGCTGATCGTCGATTTGCCGGTCCCGCCCGATGGACAGAACGGCTGAAGCATCCCATCTATGACGCGACTGCGCCGGCGGCCACATGGCACGCGGGCGCCACAGCGAGCATCACGAAGGACGACCCATGCTGGTCAATGGCGAGGCAGCCGGGCAACCCGGCCTGATCAAGGACACCACGACGCAGGGGTTCCGCGACGACGTGGTGGCTGAATCGATGAAGCAGCCGGTGCTGGTCGATTTCTGGGCGCCCTGGTGCGGCCCGTGCAAGCAGCTCACGCCGGTCATCGAGAAGGTGGTCAAGGCGGCCGGCGGCAAGGTCAAGCTCGTCAAGATGAACATCGACGATCACCCGCAGATTCCCGGCCAGCTCGACATCCAGTCGATTCCGGCCGTCATCGCCTTCAAGCAGGGCCAGCCGATCGACGGCTTCATGGGCGCCCAGCCGGAAAGCCAGGTGAAGGCCTTCATCGAGCGCCTGGTCGGGCCGATGGGGCCGGGCGCCACCGAGGAGCTGATCGCAGAGGCGCAGGCCGCCGCCGAGGCGGGCGACGCAGCTGGCGCCAGCGAGCTCTATGCTGGCGTGCTCCAGCTGGAGCCCGAAAATCTCGCCGCCATCGCTGGGCTGGCGCGGCTGCATCTCGACACCGGCGATATCGAGGGCGCCAAGGGCATTCTCGCCATGGTGCCGGAGGACAAGGCCGGCGATCCGACGATCGCGGCCGTGCGCGCCGCGATCGACCTGGCCGAGCAGGCCGCCTCGCTCGGCGACACCGCCGAACTGGAAGCGAAGGTCGCCGCCGACCCGAAGGATCATCAGGCCCGCTTTGATCTCGCGCTGGCGCTCAATGCCCGCGACCGGCGCGACGAGGCGGTCGACCATCTGATCGCCATCATCAGGGCCGACAGGAATTGGAACGACGACGGCGCGCGCAAGCAGCTCCTGCAGTTCTTCGAGGCCTGGGGCCCGATGGACGAGGCGAGCGTGGCCGGCCGCCGCAAGCTGTCGACCCTGTTGTTCTCCTGACCACCGAGAGGACGGAAGCGCTGATGGGCATGAACGCCGTCTATGGAAGCGCCAAGGATTGCCCTGAGGTGATCCCGCTCTTCCCCTTGAGCGGCGCCCTGCTCCTGCCGCGCGGCCAGATGCCGCTCAACATCTTCGAGCCGCGCTATCTCGCCATGATCGACGACGCGCTGAAGGCCGAGCGCGTCATCGGCATGATCCAGCCCGAGCCGGAAACCGGCCGCCAGCCGGAGATCCCGCCGCTGCTGAAGGTCGGCTGCCTCGGGCGCATCACCCAGTTCTCGGAGACCGGCGATGGCCGCTACATCGTCACCCTGACCGGGATCAGCCGGTTTCGGCTGCTCGATGAGCTTTCGGCGATGACGGCCTATCGGCAGGCCCGGGTCGATTACGAGGTCTTCGCGACGGATTTCGTCGCCCGCACCGGCGAGGATGAGGTCGACCGCAAGGGCCTGCTCAAGGCGCTCCGCGACTTCGCCAAGGCCAACGATCTCAAGATCGACTGGAAGGGCGTCAACGAGGCGCCCAACGAGGCTCTGGTCAACGCGCTCTCGATGATGTGCCCGTTCGGGCCGCGCGAGAAGCAGGCCCTGCTGGAGGCGCAGACGCTGAAGGATCGCGCCGAGGTTCTGGTCGCGATCACCGAGATCGAGCTCGCCCGCGGTGGCGGCGATCCGGATACGACGCTCCAGTGAATTCCGCCGCTCCCGCCATTGCGCCGGCGGCCCCATCCGCCGGCTATCCGCCGCGCCGTGCGGTCACGGCCTGGCTGTTCTTCGATTGGGCGGCGCAGCCCTTCTTCACGCTGATCACCACCTTCGTCTTCGCCCCCTTCTTCGCCTCGGCGCTGGCGCGGGACGCGACCGAGGGCCAGGCGCTCTGGGGCTACGCCACAGGCTTCGCGGGCTTGTGCATCGCGCTGCTCTCGCCGCTGCTCGGGGGCATCGCCGACCGGACGGGGCCGCGCAAGCCATGGATCGCCGCGTTCGGAGCATTGCTCGTCATCGGCTCGGGGCTGCTCTGGTTTTCCGTGCCGGGTTCCAAGCTGGCCGTGCCTATCGCACTGGCCGGCTTCATCATCGCGACGATCGGCGCCGAATTCGCCACCACCTTCAACAACGCCATGATGACGCGGCTCGTGCCGCCCGAGCGGCTCGGCTGGCTCTCTGGCACCGGCTGGGCGATCGGCTATCTCGGCGGACTGCTCTCGCTGGCGATCACGCTGGGCCTGCTGGCGGCCGACCCGCAGACCGGCAGGACGCTGGCGGGCATCGCGCCGATCTTCGGGCTCGATGCCGCCGCACGCGAGGGCGACCGCTTCTCCGGCCCGCTCACGGCGCTCTGGTTCATCGTCTTCGTGACGCCGATGTTCCTGTTCACGCCGGATTCGGCCCCGACCGGCATGCGCCTCGCCGAGGCTGCCAAGGGCGGCGTCGGGCGGCTGAAGGACACGCTGGCCGAATTGCCGAAGCTGCCGTCGCTCGGCCGCTTCCTGCTCGCCAACATGATCTATCAGGATGCGCTGGTCGCGCTCTTCGCCTTCGGCGGCATCTATGCGGCCGGCGTCTTCGGCTGGCAGACCATCGAGCTCGGCGTCTTCGGCATCCTGCTCACCGTCACCGGCACGCTCGGCGCCTGGCTCGGCGGCAAGCTCGACGATGCCATCGGCGGCAAGCCGGTGGTGCTCGGCTCGATCGCCGCCCTGCTCTTCGCCTGCCTCGGCATCCTCTCGCTCGGTGCCGACCATGTGTTCTTCTTAATCCCCGCGACGCCGGCCACACCCGGCGACGGGCTGTTCGCCTCGCTGCCGGAGCGGGTCTATCTCGGGCTCGGCCTTCTGATCGGCCTCGTCGCCGGCCCGTTGCAGGCGGCCTCGCGCAGCCTGATGGCGCGGCTGGCGCCGGAGGGACGCATCGGCGAGTTCTTCGGGCTGTTCGCCCTGTCGGGGAAGGTGACGTCCTTCATGGGCCCGACGCTGGTCGCGCTGGCGACGACCGCTTTCGCCAGCCAACGCGCGGGGCTCGCGGTGCTGATCGTCTTCTTCCTGGCCGGGGCGTGGCTGCTGGCGGGCGTGAAGGTCGTCCGCCGGATGTAGCGTGTCACCCCGCACGCGCCGCGGCATTGCATGCCGCAGCGCGCACGGGATGACGCCCTCGTTCACCGCACCAGAATGTTCCGGAACTGCCAGGGATCGCTGGTGTCGATGTCTTCCGGGAACAGCCCCGGGCGACCGTCGAGCGGCGTCCAGTCGGTGTAGTAGCCCTTCACCGGCCCGAGATAGGGCTGCTGGATTTCGAGGCAGCGGTTGAAGTCGATCTCCTCGACCTCGACGATGCCGGCGCGCGGGTTCTCCAGCGCCCAGACCATGCCGGCGAGCACGGAAGACGTCACCTGCAGGCCGGTCGCGCTCTGATAGGGCGCGAGCTGGCGCGCTTCCTCGATCGAGAGCTGCGAGCCGTACCAGTAGGCGCCCTTCTCGTGGCCGTAGAGCAGCACGCCGAGCTCGTCGATGCCGTCGACGATCTCGCCCTCCTCGAGGATGTGATGCTCGCTTTGCGGGCGGCCGACATTGCCGAACATCTCGTGCAGCGAAAGCACCGCATCGTTCGTCGGATGATAGGCGTAGTGGCACGTCGGGCGGTAGACCGCCTTGCCGCTCTCGTCGCGCACGGTGAAATAGTCGGCCAGCGAGATCGACTCGTTATGCGTCACCAGGAAGCCGTATTGGGGCCCCGGCGTCGGGCACCAGCTGCGCACCTTGGTCTCGGCGCCGGCCTGCATCAGATAGATCGCGGCCTGCGAGCCCACCTCATGCGTATGGGCATTCGCCGGCATCCAGCGCTCATGCGTGCCCCAGCCGAGCTCGGCAGGCTGCACGGCTTCGGCGATGAAGCCCTCGACCGACCAGGTGTTGACGAAGACGCCCGGCGGCTTGGGGTTGCGCGAGCGCTGCGTGTCCCGCTCGGCGATATGGATGCCCTTGACGCCGACGCGCTGCATCAGCCCCGCCCATTCGGCGCGGGTGGTCGGCTCCGGCGCGTTGAGGCGCATCTCGCCGGCGATGTTCATCAGCGCCTGCTTCACCAGCCAGGAGGCCATGCCGGGATTGGCGCCGCAGCAGGAGATGGCCGTGGGCGATCCCGGCGCGAGGGCGCGCTTGGCCGCCAGCGTCATCTCGCGCAGCGCGTAGTTCGAACGCTCGGCCGCGCCCTTGCTGTCGTCGAAATAGAAGCCGAGCCAGGGCTCGTTGACCGTGTCGATATAGAGGGCACCGAGGCTGGAGACGAATTCCATCAGGTCGCGCGAGCCGGTGTCGCAGGACAGGTTCACGCAGAAGCCCTGCCCGCCGCCGGCGGTCAGCAACGGCTCGAGGATGTCCTTGTAGTTTGCCGGCGTCAGCGCTTCCTGGACGAAGCGGATGCCGCGTTCGTCGAGCAGGTGGCGATTGGAATCATCTGGAGCAATGACGACGAAGCGGCTCTTGTCGAACTTGAAGTGCCGTTCGAGCAGCGGCAGCGTACCGCGGCCGATCGAGCCGAAACCGATCATCACGATCGGGCCGGTGATCTCGCCGTAGACGGGCCAATTCGTCATTCTCTGTAACTCCTGGGTTCGTGGGGAAAGCGGTAAAAAGGGTCGTATGGGCGCAAAATCGCGCCGTCAATCGCCGCGGCGCTCTCCACGCGGCCATCGCATGGAAAGCGCCGGGCGATGACGGCGCGATGACGGGTCGTGAATGTCAGGCGGCCTGCGCCACCTCCGCCGCCTCGGCGGCGGCCGGGATCGGCGCGCCGGCGGCGGCCAGCACGCCCTCAGCGCCGTCGAGCGCGCCATCGCGCAGCTCGATGGCGAGGAAGCGCTCGCGCTCGACCGGGCCGGGCATGGCGAGATCGCGCGTCAACGCCGGATCGAAACCGAAGCGGGCATAGTAAGGCGCATCGCCGACGAGGATGACGGCGCCATGGCCGCGGCAGGCGGCGCGCCAGAGCGCCTCGCGGATCATCGCCTTGCCGAGTCCCTCGCCCTGCAACTCGGGCTTGACCGCCAGCGGGCCGAGCAGCAGCGCGGGCACCCCGTTTGCCTCGACATGCCAGAGACGAACCGTCGCCAGCACGTCGCCGTCACGCTCGGCCGTGAGCGCCAGGCCTTCGGCCGGGATCCGGCCCTCGCGCAGGCGCTCGCTCGACTTCGCGGTGCGGCGCTCGCCGAGGCAACGGTCGAGCAGCGCCTCGCGGGCGGGGATATCGGTGGCGATCTCGTCGCGGATCGTGATCATGACGTACCTCCTGCCGGAGCGTTCGCCTCGCGCTTTCCGCCGGCCGGAACGGCCGGCGATCAGAATTCGCGCAAGAAACCGACGAACCTTCCCGGCGCCGCGCAAGCGCGGCCACAAGCGGATGGTGTGGAAGGGGGTCCGGCGGGAGCCACGCCCGCATGCTCCATTCTTGGAGATGCGCACGCTCCGCCCGGATTTCGCCGGGCAGCCTGCCGAATTCTGGCAGGGCGCTTCGCCGGACCCGATGGGTTGGGAAGGGGCTCTCGCCCCTTCCGACGTCAGATGACGTACTGCTTCAGCGGCGGGAAGCCATTGAAGGCGACGGCCGAATAGGTCGTCGTATAGGCGCCCGTGCCCTCGATCAGCACCTTGTCGCCGATCTCCAGCGAGAAGGGCAGCATGTACGGGGTCTTCTCGTACATGACGTCGACCGAGTCGCAGGTCGGGCCGGCGAGCACGCACGGGACGGTCGCATCGCCATCATGCGCGGTGCGGATGGGGTAGCGGATCGCCTCGTCCATGGTCTCGGCCAGACCGTTGAACTTGCCGATATCGAGATAGACCCAGCGGACCTCGTCCGACTCGGCCTTCTTCGAGATCAGCACGACCTCGGCCTCGATCAGGCCGGCCTCGCCGACCATGCCGCGGCCCGGCTCGATGATCGTCTCGGGCAGCTGGTTGCCGAAATGCTTCGACAGTGCCCGGAAGATCGCGTCGCCATAGGACGGCACGCCCGGAATCGGCTTCAGGTAGCGCGCCGGGAAGCCGCCGCCGAGATTGACCATCGACAGCGAGATGCCGCGGGTGGCGCACTCCTTGAAGATCGCCGAGGCCGAAGCGAGCGCCGAATCCCAGGCGTTCACGTTCGCCTGCTGCGAACCGACATGGAACGAGATGCCATAGGCGGTCAGCCCCAGGCGATGGCCGTGCTCGAGCACGTCCGCGGCCATCTCGGGCACGCAGCCGAACTTGCGCGAAAGCGGCCAGTCGGCGCCGGCACCGTCGCAGAGGATGCGGCAGAAGATGCGCGCGTCCTTCGTGCCGGTCTTGTCCGCCGAGCGGGCGACCTTCTCGACTTCGGCCGTGCAGTCGACGGCGAAGAGGCGCACGCCGAGCTCCATGGCGCGCACGACGTCGCGCTCCTTCTTGATGGTGTTGCCGAAGGAGATGCGGTCGGCAGTGGCGCCGGCAGCGAGCGCGAGCTCGATCTCGACGACCGAGGCGCAATCGAAGCAAGAGCCAAGCTTGGCCAGCAGCGCGAGCACCTCCGGCGCCGGGTTCGCCTTCACCGCGTAGAACACGCGGGTGTCGGGCAGAGCGCGGGCGAAGGCATGATAGTTCTCGCGCACGACATCGGTGTCGATGACGACGCAGGGCCCGTCCTCGCGGCGGGTACGAAGAAACTCACGGATGCGGTCGGTCATGAGACGCGACTCCCCTTCGACGCAAGCGGCGTCGATGCGATGTATCGCCGGAATGAATCGTCGCAGTCGCGAGGCGCTTTGGAGACGCCTGCTACAGCGGACGAACCGTCCGGACCCGAAACACCGTTCGATTGGGGAAGACCCCGCACGGCCGGCAATGAAGGACAAGCCTCTTCGGTGCCGGCCTGTGGAAAGCCGGCGAGACCAAAAAAGCCCGCTCCGTCGTTGCTTTAAGCTGCGTCCCCCGTGGAGATTCGGGGTTCGCCGGTTTTGCCTCCGGCTGCTGGTCTGTGTCGGGGAACAATCTCCTTGCGGAGACTGGGAGGCGTGATTTGAGGGATGTCCATCCCCTCCATCCGTCCTCCAACCCCTGGCGGCTGTCCGGCCTCTTGTCCGGATGCCCACCGACCAGCACGCGGCCACAGGCACGTGCGAATTGGGTGAACGCGATATACGGATGCAGACCCCGGACCACAAGTGTTTTGTGAGTCCGGAGCCGCATTTTTTTGCAGGGCCGATCTGCGCTTATCCGGAAGCGGGTTGAGCGCGGAAAGCGCTTCGCCGGCTATGGGTTAGCCGCGCTTCTCGCAGAAGCGAATCCGGTTGCCGAACGGGTCGGGAACCTCAAGTGTTCGCCCGCCCGGCCCCTCCTCCTGGATGCCGGGTTTCGAATAGGTATAGCGCTTGCCGATGAGCTCGGCGCGGAAGGCGTCGACCCCCTGCATCCAGACGAAGACGGTCGAGCCCGGGCTGGCGTCGCCAT
Above is a genomic segment from Bosea sp. NBC_00550 containing:
- a CDS encoding GNAT family N-acetyltransferase, whose product is MITIRDEIATDIPAREALLDRCLGERRTAKSSERLREGRIPAEGLALTAERDGDVLATVRLWHVEANGVPALLLGPLAVKPELQGEGLGKAMIREALWRAACRGHGAVILVGDAPYYARFGFDPALTRDLAMPGPVERERFLAIELRDGALDGAEGVLAAAGAPIPAAAEAAEVAQAA
- a CDS encoding type III PLP-dependent enzyme, with the translated sequence MTDRIREFLRTRREDGPCVVIDTDVVRENYHAFARALPDTRVFYAVKANPAPEVLALLAKLGSCFDCASVVEIELALAAGATADRISFGNTIKKERDVVRAMELGVRLFAVDCTAEVEKVARSADKTGTKDARIFCRILCDGAGADWPLSRKFGCVPEMAADVLEHGHRLGLTAYGISFHVGSQQANVNAWDSALASASAIFKECATRGISLSMVNLGGGFPARYLKPIPGVPSYGDAIFRALSKHFGNQLPETIIEPGRGMVGEAGLIEAEVVLISKKAESDEVRWVYLDIGKFNGLAETMDEAIRYPIRTAHDGDATVPCVLAGPTCDSVDVMYEKTPYMLPFSLEIGDKVLIEGTGAYTTTYSAVAFNGFPPLKQYVI
- a CDS encoding Bug family tripartite tricarboxylate transporter substrate binding protein translates to MFKLSCLAMTAAAALMASTGVQAQSWPQRPIALVVPQAPGNSPDILARVLADKLSRSLGQQVYVENRTGAANIVGTQAVARATPDGYTFLFATSASLSTNPHTFKKLPYDPLKDFVPVAMAARSHHVLLVNPNLPITSLAELIAQEKAKPGEISLAVDSERNISGLIGQTINRRAGIKMVLVPYASAANSIQDTIAGRVQATIQSASVAEPFIKEGTLRAIAVAGTKRLASLPDVPAIGETLASADIGGWFMVMAPAGTPPEIIQTMGQKIGEILQQADLRERAPTLGFDVDIGPLATPAGANAFLVKEVAAMGALIKEFGIEPQ
- a CDS encoding LON peptidase substrate-binding domain-containing protein; its protein translation is MGMNAVYGSAKDCPEVIPLFPLSGALLLPRGQMPLNIFEPRYLAMIDDALKAERVIGMIQPEPETGRQPEIPPLLKVGCLGRITQFSETGDGRYIVTLTGISRFRLLDELSAMTAYRQARVDYEVFATDFVARTGEDEVDRKGLLKALRDFAKANDLKIDWKGVNEAPNEALVNALSMMCPFGPREKQALLEAQTLKDRAEVLVAITEIELARGGGDPDTTLQ
- a CDS encoding HNH endonuclease → MAFGVFIHRQDSIYDDSPAERYQFPRQYLGRAQVCIGDWIIYYEPRKIAGTRGYFAVAKVQQVIPDPVAPGMYIAIIEPGSYLDFANPVPFADAQGVIERGVLNEEGRISGRAQSAVRPLSPADFDRITSLGLEDRASLLPRLDENVASDGFAEEQVPFVFEQDRERAKFLPSRIVRDRVFRRVVLRAYDERCSITGLKLINGGGRAEVAAAHIRPVEAKGPDIVNNGIALSGTAHWMFDRGLISLSDELDILISRQANDADGIRSFINKTGRALPPLRAHDRPHPHFLHWHRENCFKQ
- a CDS encoding prolyl-tRNA synthetase associated domain-containing protein; translated protein: MPTGPAVCRPSAIIDRLAMNTPVTPEALCDHLTAQGIAFHRIDHPAVFTVAESTAHREPLQGLHTKNLFLKDKKGRLFLVSAEADARIDLKRLHERIGASGRLSFGSAELLMERLGVTPGSVTAFAVINDREKAVTMVLDANLATGEDVNFHPLINTATLRVSRDDLLAFFRGTGHEPLIVDLPVPPDGQNG
- a CDS encoding homospermidine synthase, with product MTNWPVYGEITGPIVMIGFGSIGRGTLPLLERHFKFDKSRFVVIAPDDSNRHLLDERGIRFVQEALTPANYKDILEPLLTAGGGQGFCVNLSCDTGSRDLMEFVSSLGALYIDTVNEPWLGFYFDDSKGAAERSNYALREMTLAAKRALAPGSPTAISCCGANPGMASWLVKQALMNIAGEMRLNAPEPTTRAEWAGLMQRVGVKGIHIAERDTQRSRNPKPPGVFVNTWSVEGFIAEAVQPAELGWGTHERWMPANAHTHEVGSQAAIYLMQAGAETKVRSWCPTPGPQYGFLVTHNESISLADYFTVRDESGKAVYRPTCHYAYHPTNDAVLSLHEMFGNVGRPQSEHHILEEGEIVDGIDELGVLLYGHEKGAYWYGSQLSIEEARQLAPYQSATGLQVTSSVLAGMVWALENPRAGIVEVEEIDFNRCLEIQQPYLGPVKGYYTDWTPLDGRPGLFPEDIDTSDPWQFRNILVR
- a CDS encoding MFS transporter, with product MNSAAPAIAPAAPSAGYPPRRAVTAWLFFDWAAQPFFTLITTFVFAPFFASALARDATEGQALWGYATGFAGLCIALLSPLLGGIADRTGPRKPWIAAFGALLVIGSGLLWFSVPGSKLAVPIALAGFIIATIGAEFATTFNNAMMTRLVPPERLGWLSGTGWAIGYLGGLLSLAITLGLLAADPQTGRTLAGIAPIFGLDAAAREGDRFSGPLTALWFIVFVTPMFLFTPDSAPTGMRLAEAAKGGVGRLKDTLAELPKLPSLGRFLLANMIYQDALVALFAFGGIYAAGVFGWQTIELGVFGILLTVTGTLGAWLGGKLDDAIGGKPVVLGSIAALLFACLGILSLGADHVFFLIPATPATPGDGLFASLPERVYLGLGLLIGLVAGPLQAASRSLMARLAPEGRIGEFFGLFALSGKVTSFMGPTLVALATTAFASQRAGLAVLIVFFLAGAWLLAGVKVVRRM
- a CDS encoding ferric reductase-like transmembrane domain-containing protein; translated protein: MPSIRAALIWAVVAGAIVVSLALAATSPLLAWRGPIYVVAGFAGVVALALVLLQPLLAAGYLPGLPVPRGRRVHRWVGPALVGAIIIHVAGLWLTSPPDVVDALLFNSPTPFSAWGVVAMWAAFAAALLAALRRPLRIRPRAWRLGHTGLVVLVVLGGVVHALLIEGTMGSVSKLVLCALVVSATAVALFDLRAWMLLTRRKPQDRRL
- the trxA gene encoding thioredoxin, with the translated sequence MLVNGEAAGQPGLIKDTTTQGFRDDVVAESMKQPVLVDFWAPWCGPCKQLTPVIEKVVKAAGGKVKLVKMNIDDHPQIPGQLDIQSIPAVIAFKQGQPIDGFMGAQPESQVKAFIERLVGPMGPGATEELIAEAQAAAEAGDAAGASELYAGVLQLEPENLAAIAGLARLHLDTGDIEGAKGILAMVPEDKAGDPTIAAVRAAIDLAEQAASLGDTAELEAKVAADPKDHQARFDLALALNARDRRDEAVDHLIAIIRADRNWNDDGARKQLLQFFEAWGPMDEASVAGRRKLSTLLFS
- a CDS encoding twin-arginine translocation pathway signal is translated as MLPMFTTRRGLLAAGAAFGATVLTEGAPAIIQPAQAQGLAPTGSMRGGANNYRPGAPIVQRIGNGGFWMSGTVRRAGDGAPLPGIRIQIWAHTTEGYETDAQSHGATLTDANGMFRLEMPQIIPAFGQAHGHLAYDDAAFKTVFLRPVMQSSRDKSLKAEFVLQSA